Proteins encoded within one genomic window of Natator depressus isolate rNatDep1 chromosome 1, rNatDep2.hap1, whole genome shotgun sequence:
- the LOC141982855 gene encoding histone H2A-like has translation MSGRGKKNVVAAKPTLLPRKTKSAKAGLQFPVGRVHRLLKRGNYAERIGAGAPVYLAAVLEYLTAEILELSGNAAHENKKGRIGPRHIQLAVRNDEELNKLFAGVTIAEGGVMPNILPALVPKTTKVPKQGLKDGQSQEF, from the coding sequence ATGTCTGGACGTGGAAAGAAAAATGTGGTGGCTGCAAAACCTACACTTCTACCAAGAAAAACAAAGTCAGCAAAGGCTGGCCTGCAATTCCCGGTGGGTCGTGTCCACCGACTTCTCAAAAGAGGGAACTATGCTGAGAGAATAGGTGCTGGTGCTCCGGTCTACCTGGCAGCTGTGCTGGAATATCTGACGGCTGAGATATTGGAACTGTCAGGAAATGCTGCCCATGAAAACAAGAAAGGCAGGATTGGGCCACGACACATCCAGCTGGCTGTGCGGAACGACGAAGAGCTGAACAAGCTGTTTGCCGGTGTGACCATTGCTGAAGGAGGAGTTATGCCCAACATCCTTCCTGCTCTTGTTCCCAAGACCACAAAGGTGCCTAAGCAAGGACTGAAAGATGGCCAGTCACAGGAATTCTAG
- the LOC141982847 gene encoding histone H2A-like, translating to MSGRGKKNVVAAKPTLLPRKTKSAKAGLQFPVGRVHRLLKRGNYAERIGAGAPVYLAAVLEYLTAEILELSGNAARENKKGRIGPRHIQLAVRNDEELNKLFADVTIAEGGVMPNILSQLLPKKTLKEPLPRGDAAASQEQSSSH from the coding sequence ATGTCTGGACGTGGAAAGAAAAATGTGGTGGCTGCAAAACCTACACTTCTACCAAGAAAAACAAAGTCAGCAAAGGCTGGCCTGCAATTCCCGGTGGGTCGTGTCCACCGACTTCTCAAAAGAGGGAACTATGCTGAGAGAATAGGTGCTGGTGCTCCGGTCTACCTGGCGGCCGTACTGGAATATCTGACGGCTGAGATACTGGAACTGTCAGGAAATGCTGCCCGTGAAAACAAGAAAGGCAGGATTGGGCCACGACACATCCAGCTGGCTGTGCGGAACGACGAAGAGCTGAACAAGCTGTTTGCCGATGTGACCATTGCTGAAGGAGGAGTTATGCCCAACATCCTTTCCCAGCTTCTTCCCAAGAAAACTCTTAAAGAGCCTTTACCAAGAGGGGATGCTGCTGCTTCCCAAGAACAATCCAGTAGCCACTGA